The Manis javanica isolate MJ-LG chromosome 6, MJ_LKY, whole genome shotgun sequence genome contains a region encoding:
- the LOC108394725 gene encoding LOW QUALITY PROTEIN: large ribosomal subunit protein uL6 (The sequence of the model RefSeq protein was modified relative to this genomic sequence to represent the inferred CDS: deleted 2 bases in 1 codon; substituted 4 bases at 4 genomic stop codons), producing the protein MQSEDPILRIRTVDIPENVNVTLKGHTVIVMGSRGTLWRDFSHIKVEPSLFGKKKKRLLVDKWGNRKELATFCSICSHVQNTIKGVTLGFHYKLRSVYAAHFPINIVIQENGFLVAIXHFLGEKYVLRVQMRVGIACSVSXAQKNELIVEGNDIELVSNSAAFVXXVTTVKNKDIRKVLVGICISEKGAVHQANE; encoded by the exons ATGCAG AGTGAAGACCCCATTCTCAGAATCCGTACTGTTGACATTCCAGAAAATGTCAACGTCACTCTGAAGGGACACACAGTTATTGTCATGGGCTCCAGAGGAACCCTGTGGAGGGACTTCAGTCACATCAAAGTAGAGCCCAGtctctttggaaagaaaaagaagaggcttCTGGTTgacaaatggggaaatagaaaggAACTGGCTACCTTTTGCTCTATCTGTAGTCATGTACAGAACACGATCAAGGGTGTTACACTGGGCTTCCATTACAAGTTGAGATCTGTGTATGCT GCTCACTTCCCCATCAACATCGTTATTCAGGAGAATGGTTTTCTTGTTGCAATCTGACATTTCTTGGGCGAAAAGTACGTCCTCAGGGTTCAGATGAGGGTAGGCATTGCTTGTTCAGTATCTTAAGCCCAGAAAAATGAGTTGATTGTTGAAGGAAATGACATTGAACTTGTATCAAATTCAGCTGCTTTTGTTTAATAAGTcacaacagttaaaaataaggATATCAGAAAAGTTTTGGTTGGTATCTGTATTTCTGAAAAAGGAGCAGTTCATCAGGCTAATGAATAA